The Pseudobacteroides sp. genome includes the window CTCTTCCGAGTTGTCATATAGTATGGGAGAATCCAGCCTCTTATCCAGGATACTGATCTGTTCAGGCATAATAGTAGAGGATACAAGGCACTCCGGCAGCCTGAAGGACCCGAAAATATAGTCCTTTAGGGGAATAACGGAATTTGTATAAATCTCCATGGCTTCCTTTGAACCGGAACCTACAACATACATGTATCTATCCGCTACAAAACAAAGCCTTGACGGCAGATCAAACTTCAAGCATTTATATTCAGAAGACTTGTATTTTTCAAGGTCATCCTTGGGATTTAGCAAAGTTGATATGCACTTTTTCTCTTCTCCATTGATGACAACAACCTTCTCAAAATGCTCTGAAAGCTTAATCCCGCAGTCCACCGCACTTTCAGCCAACTCAGCTTTAATGTAAAAATAAACCTCCATTATTCACTCACCTCACACCTATACAATTTTACATCGTTTCTATCATCGCAGTTATCTATTAAAACATTAATATCCTTACCATTAATAAGCTTTATCTCATACACATCCTTAAGGGGTACAAGTACAAAAGCCCTTACTTCCATCCTTGGATGAGGTATTGTAAGCTCCGGCAGGTCCATTTCCAAATCACCATATAAAAGTATGTCTATATCTATAGTCCTAGGTCCCCATTGAATATCCCTTACCCTGCCAAGGTCCCTCTCTACCTCCTGAAGCCTTTTTAACAAATCAAGGGGAGATAGCGTAGACTCAATCCTTGCTGCAGCATTCAGAAATCTTCCTTGATCCAAATAGCCTACAGGCTCAGTCTCATACAGTGATGACATGCTTACTATACGAGTACCTTCCACTTTCCCTATTCTATCAATAGCAGCTTCTATATTTTTTTCTCTGTTTCCCATATTAGAACCTAAAGCAATGTATATCGTATCACTCATTCCTACTCCTCAATATCTGTACTCCAACCCAGTCAAAGTCGCCATCAATAGGTGCTTCCGGCTTTTTAACGGTGACTGAGATCTTTTCTATTTCCTTATATATCGACATTATTTCCCTGGAAATACTTTCAGCCAATTTTTCTACAAGTCGAAATTTGTTTGATTCTGTTATTTCTTTAATAATACCATATACTCTCGAATAGTCTACAGTATCTTTTATATCGTCGGAACACCCTGCTTTATGTAGACCTAAATACATTTCCAAATCTACGATAAAGTTTTGCCCATCCTCCTGCTCCTCCGGCAAAACTCCATGATATCCGTAAAATCTAAGGTTTTTCATAATTATTTTATCCATTGTAAAAACATTACCTCCTAACAATTGCATCAGCCATTCTGGAAGTCCTTGCCATTTCCTTCACATCATGGACCCTTACAATATCCGCTCCATAAGCAATCCCGATTGCAACAGTGGCCCCTGTACCCTCAACCCTGTCCTCAACAGGCAAATCCAAAACATTACCTATAAAAGATTTCCTTGAGGTTCCAAGAAGTACAGGCAACCCTAAAACCTCCAACTTTTCTAGGTTTTTCATAACCTCAAGGTTGTGATTGAAGGTCTTTCCAAATCCAATTCCCGGATCTACAGCCATTGAATTTCTCTTAATACCTGCCTGTTCTCCAATTTTTATGCTTTGCTTTAAAAATTCAATAATGTCCGTCATAAGGCTAGTATATTCCTTATTTTCCCGGTTATGCATCATCACAACACCTGCACCAAACTCTGCCGCAACGGAAGCCATATTATCATCTGCCTGAAGTCCCCATATATCGTTTATAATATGTGCTCCTGCCTTTAAGGCCTCCCTTGCAACAACTGATTTGGAGGTATCTATAGATATGGGTATGTCAAACTCACTTACAAGCCTCTCTATTATAGGCACAACCCTTTTTATTTCCTCAATGGGTTCAACCGGCATAAATCCGGGCCTGGTGGATTCTCCTCCTACATCTATTATATCTGCTCCGCTTAAGATCATTTCCCTTGCTCTATTTATTGCATCATCTATAGAATAATACCTGCCCCCATCCGAGAAGGAATCGGGAGTAATATTAAGTATACCCATAACATATGTTTTCTTACCTATAGGAAGGCTCTTGTTCCTGCAAATAAAAACTTCCGGTTTTTTCATTTAATGTGTACCCCTATCTATAAGGCTTTTTTCCATTATTCTATACATATCTTCCTCGCTTGTGCTGCGTAGATTTTTAGCTGTACTCTTCTGTTTCACCGCCAGTGAGGAATACTTTTTTAGTTCCTCCCGTGTGAAATCAATATCATTTCTGATAAGCCTATTCATAATCTTTTCAAAATCGTCAATGCTTATAAGGTTTAAAGCCTTCAAAACAGCCTGAACCCTACCCTGTGCCGCTTCATTATTATACCTCAGATATTCGGCAAGTAGTAATCCATTGGCTTTTCCATGGGGAATATCTTTGAAATATGTCAGAGAATAACCCATTCCGTGGGCAATGGTAGTACCAGTTTGTGCAATAGTAAGGCCCGCTAGCATTGATGCATATAGAAGCTTCTCCCTTGTTTCACTGTCAAACTTTTCTTCACAAAGGTTTTCAATGCATGCACCAAAAATCTCAAGTGCCTCCAATGCAAATACATCACTCATGGTACTGGCAATCTTGTTGAGGTAGCCTTCAATAGCATGGGACATGGCGTCAATAGCCGTATTAACTGCAATATCCCTTGTCATGCTTTCAGTATATTTAGCATCAAGGAATGCAGCCTTTGGAAATACATCCTCATGGACAAAGCTCATCTTTGTCTCATACTCAGGAATTGTCAGTATAGAAGCGGCCGTAACTTCGCTTCCGGTTCCTGCAGTAGTAGGTATTGCTGCAATTGGCAGCGGTTTTTGTGTAAATTGGTTTTTTATTAGCTGGATGGGCTCAATATCGTTGACAGCCAGTATGGCAATGGCCTTTGCTGCATCTAAGGGCGACCCTCCGCCAATCCCCACTATAAAATCCGCTTTAGACTGTCTGCACGCAGCCCCGCCCTCTTTTACATTTTCCAAGGAAGGATTGTTCTCTATTTTATCAAATATTTGATATTCTATATTTGCCTCATTAAGCATACTTATTATATCTGTCAAAGCACCGCTTTTGATGCCGGATGTCTTGCCTGTCACTATAAAGGCCTTTTTCCCAAGCCTGGTAACTTCGCTTTTATTATCAAATAAGCAATTTGCACCAAAAAACACTTTGGTGCCTGATTGAAATTTAAATTTATTCATACAGGTCATTCCTTTCAGGTGTATATCAAATCTATATTTATTGGAAAGATCAATGTCTCTTTTTCATATAGAATATTATATATTTCAAGCAGGTATAAGACAATGGGGTATTAATATTTTCGGCATATCTAAATAAATCAGCTTGACGAAGTAACATCGCACCAATAAAGGAAGAGAATACGATAAGGCTGTAATCGTACTCTCTTCCTTTATTGTATGTATTTATATAATCCTATTGGGAATTTTTAATCCTTTCCAGATTAACCCGTGCTTCCGGAGCATGC containing:
- the folK gene encoding 2-amino-4-hydroxy-6-hydroxymethyldihydropteridine diphosphokinase; this translates as MSDTIYIALGSNMGNREKNIEAAIDRIGKVEGTRIVSMSSLYETEPVGYLDQGRFLNAAARIESTLSPLDLLKRLQEVERDLGRVRDIQWGPRTIDIDILLYGDLEMDLPELTIPHPRMEVRAFVLVPLKDVYEIKLINGKDINVLIDNCDDRNDVKLYRCEVSE
- the folB gene encoding dihydroneopterin aldolase — translated: MDKIIMKNLRFYGYHGVLPEEQEDGQNFIVDLEMYLGLHKAGCSDDIKDTVDYSRVYGIIKEITESNKFRLVEKLAESISREIMSIYKEIEKISVTVKKPEAPIDGDFDWVGVQILRSRNE
- the folP gene encoding dihydropteroate synthase — translated: MKKPEVFICRNKSLPIGKKTYVMGILNITPDSFSDGGRYYSIDDAINRAREMILSGADIIDVGGESTRPGFMPVEPIEEIKRVVPIIERLVSEFDIPISIDTSKSVVAREALKAGAHIINDIWGLQADDNMASVAAEFGAGVVMMHNRENKEYTSLMTDIIEFLKQSIKIGEQAGIKRNSMAVDPGIGFGKTFNHNLEVMKNLEKLEVLGLPVLLGTSRKSFIGNVLDLPVEDRVEGTGATVAIGIAYGADIVRVHDVKEMARTSRMADAIVRR
- a CDS encoding iron-containing alcohol dehydrogenase family protein yields the protein MNKFKFQSGTKVFFGANCLFDNKSEVTRLGKKAFIVTGKTSGIKSGALTDIISMLNEANIEYQIFDKIENNPSLENVKEGGAACRQSKADFIVGIGGGSPLDAAKAIAILAVNDIEPIQLIKNQFTQKPLPIAAIPTTAGTGSEVTAASILTIPEYETKMSFVHEDVFPKAAFLDAKYTESMTRDIAVNTAIDAMSHAIEGYLNKIASTMSDVFALEALEIFGACIENLCEEKFDSETREKLLYASMLAGLTIAQTGTTIAHGMGYSLTYFKDIPHGKANGLLLAEYLRYNNEAAQGRVQAVLKALNLISIDDFEKIMNRLIRNDIDFTREELKKYSSLAVKQKSTAKNLRSTSEEDMYRIMEKSLIDRGTH